A window of the Besnoitia besnoiti strain Bb-Ger1 chromosome VI, whole genome shotgun sequence genome harbors these coding sequences:
- a CDS encoding hypothetical protein (encoded by transcript BESB_064760): MKSTVLPQKAFSLKHTSCMSSLVSVSPADALTSSLSSRGRSTPLEPVSVRVPHGRRPRPSLRLSLFSLVLLLLCILLFFLSSRPLRLWKVHGGERSIRSFALEREAVHEKVSFQSVARLFSGRIHVPVAGEASGCPWHLSSFTTPQELGADACASLPWRGLPSLSRAFSFSTPFFLFASATSAAPAGESVGSSTAGGKKTKKPVERLAVPAPTVEVAKTIAFPDPIFGNVSFQCPPDYDLVFNQCQKKVLRQPMPSCPYGSYMNEDGRCISVDSIPAERTCPAGYQPYEKGCLRRDLLQAVPFCPTPGFQLFQRGPESDCVKLVEQPPLLTCREGLLEEGGLCVVRTAEEPVAVCPAGFSPSETTALCERLSVVDPIPFCEEGWDLAAEPESGLMSCVATRKPPPVSVCPDESFVLEKDACVRDTAAAPVPRCAPGFVYNRWDGMCRRVMAHQAIPVCREGWKFIRETGKCTLEEEPTYLCPDGDAEAAGEIRGVHSPPAKGAGARGARRWRLGGERDSEEEDEEEVSAGSSPAASFGSAGKWDAGLRSMQKTDALHERRSAVRARVLGDNEEAPEQETVISSDCATVEVRPPELGCEVGELVSLLDARVPSEDLGVESSASRVSPVQDKAFGSSPFLSGETGEGYSGGFPAFSQEADAPPFVFASLQEEGDSHRPQEQPPLHQKELSVEESSLAPSAAASPFAALISEGGGGASHAPSPGRVKMLQLRRSPLGASGSRVAPPHLDDRRDAQDDRDRDKGDRRDDRDKSDRPGARDAAESKRAEEATENGLGTDTQRSGKTLDDIPKRENTVTAADAGRRRGRHLAKSATRGAGSAEGERAPAGDAAGLGHFARLEPDSGRRLQEQATASRTKEAKGRTAPSHPTDARRGKQERARRQALTEQGLEAAVEVAARPPASPASSRRLASASIALVQNVFPLASPQTGRFKEGDSVKRLLAPSLLSREENAESGLVCRHRLVVAPRRMPAACPGRHARDFSGLGKSGGKAFGGKLEASKAFAEGAEAAGGDDCVEIHTKQPALRCPSGKLISEAFSTPRCDQLEVAPSSLLCPNDGSPPTAASPATAVVPPAGSAAAAGEAAHCVRTTLSPPTALCAEGFERQSATGQCVRAVHESPGWTCPTGYRLPESELPAQSAREIVPPHLGSKKGGDSPSPLGPVVGPPVRAGFCERLEYANVQFVCPVGFGREKDKKTKEWVCVADKAVPSTLLCDAGFFLEGDMCVMHLRMAPSLVDRDGRPFPCVTRPDGTNSCGHAADWQGALGDDRDEATRGARKPGKI, encoded by the exons ATGAAGTCAACTGTGCTTCCCCAGAAAGCGTTTTCCTTAAAACACACATCGTGCATGTCTTCACTGGTTTCTGTTTCGCCTGCAGATGCGCTCACATCTTCTTTAAGCTCAAGAGGGAGGTCAACGCCGCTCGAACCGGTTTCAGTTCGTGTTCCACACGGCCGCAGACCGCGTCCATCTCTCCGACTTTCCCTTTTTTCGctcgttcttcttctgttGTGTattcttctttttttcctttcttctcgtccCCTTCGCCTCTGGAAGGTTCACGGAGGCGAACGCTCTATACGCTCTTTCGCTCTCGAGAGGGAAGCTGTTCACGAAAAAGTCTCCTTTCAATCCGTAgctcgtctcttctctggtCGCATTCACGTGCCAGTCGCTGGGGAAGCCAGCGGCTGCCCATGGCATCTGTCTTCTTTTACGACGCCTCAAGAGTTGGGGGCGGATGCCtgcgcttcgctgccttgGCGGGGTTTACCCTCCCTCTCACGCGCCTTCTCGTTCTCCAcgcctttctttctcttcgcttctgCAACGTCAGCTGCACCTGCGGGCGAGAGCGTGGGCTCGAGCACGGCCGGAGGAAAAAAGACAAAGAAGCCAGTTGAGAGACTGGCGGTGCCTGCGCCCACGGTCGAAGTGGCCAAGACAATTGCTTTCCCGGACCCTATATTCGGAAACGTGAGCTTTCAGTGCCCCCCTGACTACGACCTCGTCTTCAACCAGTGCCAGAAAAAAGTTCTCCGACAGCCAATG CCCTCCTGTCCTTACGGTTCCTACATGAATGAAGACGGAAGATGCATCTCGGTCGACAGCATTCCCGCCGAGAGGACCTGCCCGGCTG GATACCAGCCTTACGAAAagggctgcctgcggcgggaCCTGCTCCAGGCCGTGCCCTTCTGTCCCACGCCGGGATTTCAGTTGTTTCAGCGGGGGCCGGAGTCGGACTGCGTCAAGCTCGTCGAGCAGCCTCCGCTCCTCACCTGCCGAGAAGGCCTtctcgaggagggcggcctctgcgtcgtgcgAACTGCGGAGGAGCCGGTCGCCGTCTGCCCTGCGGGCTTTTCGCCGAGTGAAACGACG GCGCTCTGCGAGCGGCTCTCAGTCGTGGACCCCATTCCCTTCTGCGAGGAGGGCTGGGACTTGGCGGCTGAGCCCGAGAGCGGCCTCATGTCGTGCGTCGCGACGCGGAAACCGCCACCAGTCTCTGTGTGCCCAGACGAGAGCTTCGTTCTCGAGAAGGACGCCTGCGTGCGAgacaccgccgccgcgcctgtcccgcgctgcgcgcccggGTTCGTCTACAACCGCTGGGACGGCATGTGCCGGCGCGTGATGGCGCACCAGGCTATTCCGGTCTGCCGCGAAGGATGGAAGTTCATCCGCGAAACCGGGAAGTGCACGCTCGAAGAAGAGCCGACTTACCTCTGTCCAGatggcgacgccgaggccgcaggcgagatCCGCGGCGTGCATTCTCCGCCAGCCAAAGGagcgggcgcgagaggcgcccgaAGGTGGAGActgggcggcgagcgagacagcgaggaggaggacgaagaagaggtcTCTGCAGGTTcatcgcctgctgcgtcCTTCGGGAGCGCAGGGAAGTGGGACGCAGGGCTGCGAAGCATGCAGAAGACCGACGCTCTCCACGAGCGAAGATCCGCAGTGCGCGCGCGGGTTCTGGGCGACAATGAAGAGGCGCCTGAACAGGAGACTGTGATTTCGTCGGACTGCGCCACCGTCGAGGTGCGACCGCCTGAACTCGGCTGTGAAGTAGGCGAGTTGGTTTCCCTCCTCGACGCGAGGGTTCCCTCAGAAGACCTCGGCGTAGAATCTTCGGCGTCACGCGTTTCACCTGTGCAGGACAAGGCCTTCGGCTCATCGCCTTTCCTGTCCGGAGAAACCGGCGAAGGCTACTCCGGCGGGTTTCCCGCCTTCTCtcaagaggcagacgcgccgccctttgtgttcgcctcgctccaAGAGGAGGGGGACAGCCACCGGCCGCAGGAGCAGCCCCCCTTGCACCAGAAGGAACTCTCCGTCGAGGAGTCatctctcgcgccctccgccgcagcttcgccaTTTGCGGCTTTGATCTctgaaggcggaggcggcgcgagccacgcgccgtcgcccggtCGCGTCAAGATGCTtcagctgcgtcgctcgcctctgggCGCCTCAGGCTCTcgagtcgcgccgccgcacctcgacgaccgccgcgacgcccaaGATGACAGGGACCGTGACAaaggcgacaggcgcgacgACCGAGACAAAAGTGACAGACCcggagcgcgagacgcggcggagagcaagcgagcggaggaggccaCTGAGAACGGCTTGGGCACGGACACGCAAAGAAGCGGGAAGACGCTAGACGACATCCCGAAGAGGGAGAATACAGTAACCGCGGCGGATgctgggcggcgacgaggccgccacCTCGCCAAATCCGCAACCCGAGGCGCGGGAAGCGCCGAAGGGGAGCGTGCACCAGCTGGCGACGCTGCCGGCTTGGGCCACTTCGCGCGACTGGAGCCCGACTCAGGGCGACGGCTCCAGGagcaggcgacggcctcgcgaACGAAAGAGGCGAAGGGACGAACGGCGCCCTCTCATCCGACtgacgcgcgcagagggaagcaggagcgcgctcgccgacagGCGCTCACGGAACAGGGTCTTGAGGCTGCCGTGGaagtcgccgctcgccctcccgcGTCCCCCGCCTCATCGCGGCGGCTTGCGTCAGCGTCGATTGCATTAGTGCAGAACGTGTTTCCGCTCGCATCGCCGCAGACCGGGCGCTTCAAGGAAGGCGACTCTGTGAAGAGGCTTttggcgccttcgcttctatcgcgcgaagagaacgcggagagcggcctGGTCTGTCGCCACCGCCTCGTcgtggcgccgaggcgcatGCCGGCGGCGTGCCCCGGGCGCCACGCTCGCGACTTCTCGGGACTCGGCAAAAGCGGCGGAAAGGCCTTCGGCGGGAAACTTGAGGCCAGCAAAGCGttcgcggagggcgcagaagctgcaggcggagacgactgCGTCGAAATCCACACGAAACAACCCGCGCTGAGATGTCCCTCGGGGAAGCTCATCAGCGAAGCATTCAGCACGCCCCGGTGCGACCAG CTTGAAGTGGCGCCTAGCAGCCTTCTCTGCCCCAACgacggctcgccgccgaccgctgcgtcgccagcgaccgcggtcgttccgcctgcgggctccgctgcggcggcgggggaggcggcgcactGCGTGAGGAcgacgctgtcgccgccgacggcccTCTGCGCGGAGGGCTTTGAGCGTCAGTCTGCCACGGGTCAGTGCGTGCGGGCAGTTCACGAGAGTCCCGGCTGGACGTGTCCCACGGGCTACCGGCTGCCTGAGAGCGAGCTGCcagcgcagagcgcgagggAGATCGTCCCGCCGCACTTGGGCTCCAAGAAGGGGGGCGACAGTCCTTCGCCCTTGGGGCCGGTCGTGGGACCGCCGGTGCGTGCCGGATTCTGTGAGCGCCTCGAGTACGCGAACGTCCAGTTCGTCTGCCCCGTAGGCTTCGGCCGagaaaaagacaaaaaaacCAAGGAGTGGGTGTGCGTCGCCGACAAGGCTGTGCCTTCCACGCTTCTCTGCGACGCG GGCTTCTTCTTGGAAGGTGACATGTGCGTGATGCACCTGCGGATGGCACCGTCGCTCGTTGACCGGGATGGGCGGCCCTTCCCCTGCGTGACTCGCCCAGATGGAACGAACTCCTGCGGCCACGCCGCGGATTGGCAGGGCGCCCTCGGCGACGACAgggacgaggcgacgcgaggcgcgaggaagccgggAAAAAtctga